The Ornithodoros turicata isolate Travis unplaced genomic scaffold, ASM3712646v1 ctg00000958.1, whole genome shotgun sequence nucleotide sequence CAAGATATCGTGTGATTGGAAAAGAGATCATTGGCAAAGCAAGCCCACGTTGGTATCGCCGTCGTGTAACTTTGTGGCGTTTGCGGTTCGTGCGATGACGTCAGGGTAGTATCTGCCTCGCACGTGACGTTCTCCTCCCTATCTACTTTGCACAATGGCATCCATCGTCAAAGACAACCATCAAAACAATGCGTGTGATCGACGGCTGCCAATGCATGCAGCATATTTTGCCGCCGACGCGTCACGACATCCGGCATTGTGACGTAATTCGTTTACGGACAGCTGGTGGTCGATTCATTAAGGGGCGTCTTCAGTGCATGACGCTTAAGTTGATTGTCAAGTATGAGTTGAGGGGGAATGACAGTGCTGCATTGAAATTGTAATTACTCTGTTTGAGCATATTATTACCATGAACTAGGCATCACAAGAGAGCCATTGCTTTGGTATACTGGTCATACAGGTCACATACAGGTCATATAGGTGCACCTATGTGATGATCTCAATCCTGTCCCTTCTTCACTACGTGGTAGCAGAAGCATGGGGGGgggcttaaaggggcactaaaatgcaaaaacaacttgctctcaaatgaaagtccgtgtttcaattggtaaaattcaaacaaaattagtttacaaaacggtaccgtttagaagaaaaacgcaatgaaaacagccacctttggcggcaacgaatgggatgcCTAGCAGGCAAAGATTGGTGGCATCCAATGGGatagcaggagaagcgcgcgaaTACCTGTCGtgggcgtgtggatttggaacgggtccgaccgtagtgttccgtatatgtgCGGCATGATGCACATTGCTGCATTTTTCGATACCGTTTTACTGAATTGTGGCCCACAACAgctctcgcgaatgttccgagGATGTCCTTATGTGCACGTCCTTTGGACAACAACGGGGGTctgcttcgcaacgcgcactatgtttttcaccgggactgctccatggcatggcacgcgcagcatggactaaaaaaaccgatgcacgagctgaagcgtcgttcactgcttaacggcgaagcaagaaagagtccggtaaaATTtttattgtagcttcgtaacggaatccaAGTTTTGAATCATGATAACCAGtatgaaattaacatagcgtgtaacgtaattcgAAGCCAACTTATTTTTgcatttcagtgcccctttaaggggCTTTGGCCAATGGCACCTGGAAACAGAAGGCCCGTCTAATGTCTCCTCCCACTTCCCCACTACATGGACCAACAAGACTGCAATTTCGTCTCGTTGAGCCGATTGCTGCAGATGGTTTCAAACACAGGTTACCGTATTTTCTCGATTATATGACGACCTTTTTTTCCCAAAATCCAGTGTTCCAAAGTCGGGGGTCGTCTTATATTCGAATATGCGTGCCACAACGAGGCCAGGGGAGAGGCGGAAGCGGGTAACAGGATCAGCCAATAGTGCGGCGCGACCGATATCACGTGTTGCGGTGTCAGCGCGATGCAAATACGGCAATACGGGCACAATGGCCGGGGCGGCGTTCATTCTTCATTCACTGTCATGCTGTCGGTCTCCGGTGTTTTGATGAAAAGTTAACACTTTCGTAAATACAGCAAGAATTTAGCGGTGGCAAGGCGGTTTCAAGTATCTTCAAGACTCGGAAATACGTGTTACAAGTTTGCTAAAACAACAGGGAGAGATCAAGAATTGTGCCAGCGCAGTTAACTTTGGACACTTGGTGCAATGTGGCTGACGACGTTGTCGACGTTTGTCTAACTTTTTGGACGGAATAGAGGACAATGAGCTGTGCGAGTTAGCAACAAAGAACACTGTAGCGTAGAAAGTGACGATAAATAAACGGTATTGTGTGTTGATTCCAACTGCTATTCTGCCTCCCAATCCCTGTTTactttttttccaaattcgtgTACCCTAAATTCGGGGGTCGTCTTATAATTCGAAGTCGCcttagattcgagaaaatatGTTACCTGTAGGTTATCACCAGCTTGATTACTATAACGCTTTTTTTAAACTGGATTTCGCTATCTAAGCGACACTTTGCACAACGCAGCAGTACGCCCAGGATGGGCGTATCATAACGCAGATCACAGCACGTTTGCCTCTCAAGAATTCACTCAATTCATTAACAATCCCAGGTGCCTCACACACGTGCAGACAGACACACCGTTCTCCGGGCTTGGGCTCGTCAACGCCTGGCAGGCAAACAGCTTGGCGCGGTTGCAGATTCGCCTCCTTCAGCCGATACCAGGGGATGGTATCGAACAAAGGTTACCTGTAGCTACCAGTGGCTGTCCATGTGGCTGACTGCAGATCTCCTACTTAGCTACAGCTGCCGAAAGCATGCCATGAGAATCTAAATAGAGTCTTTTAATGGCTATGGCACATAGTTTAACTACCGTCACTGTTTCCAAAAACATTGAATTCTGTATGCAGGACGGATACTCTTTCTCCTCATAGTATATGTGGCATTCTGTGGATGGTAGCACAAAAATTTCAGCTCTATCTGTAGAAATGGCGGATACGGTGGACCCCTCTTAAACGGAACTCCAACAGAATGGATTGTTCAATTTACCAAAAGTTTCATTTAAGCGAAGTGCACACATTTCATGAAAGTCAACTTCATTTCGATATACTGTAtcgcgaggacctatttttcgtggatttaaagtcccgcgaaatatgACAGAAACCGAACCATATGTCGAATCAATGACAAAGAAATACGTGAACAAGatatgtaagaaatttgacCCAGGACACTGAGGCAATTTATGTACACGGGGGTTTCCTTGCGCTATTTCACTGCATTGCCTCGCAAAGTGTTCAGTTCGCCGCTGCAACTGGAGACAGTAGTCCCGCCTTCATCTACGAATCCTGCGCAGATGTAGGCGTCGTGCGTTCcagttccttgtaagcctggatcatccagcaagcGTGTATGCACTCTGCCGTGGGGATAGGCCTTTAAAAGTTGCCACATCACTATCGAGTGCCAATCGCACCTGCTCGATGCAGTGACAAGAATGATGGGAGCTAGTGCAATTCGGGAAATGACACAGATACAAGCTGAGTAGGACTGCCCCTAATTGCAGCCGTTTCagtcagaagtgctcaaaaggaaaacaaatttAACGAGTTACCCAGTTGCGATGtcttttattagcttcttccaggcacaacaacaacaaataaattaccGTAGTTTCACACgcataagccgcaggacgcgtctTTAGGAAAGCTTCGAAAAtattctggcagataagccatgggcaatacgagacgactgatttgtgcgacaaaggagaccatagagaaggccataaaccctgttgtccatactccggggtgagctctagagttctaccaagatcggattgtgcccttggtgggcgtttttcatggattgatgggtcagtggtcttccagaggacatgaatcactgtcaccactttcgttaacgCTGCtttggggaatgcaccaggaagattaatctactcgaatgtggacccgtccctgttacgcactgtttgtgcttcggcagggcagtgctgttccagaaacactgtcggccctttcattAAAGCcagtgtatggggaaaatagtcatcagataagctgcaccggtggataagctgcAGAGCGCcggtgagaaaaaaaaatcgcgcataagccgcgacTATtatgcgtgaaattacggtcatgataatgaatggggaaattcgccacataagaTGCGGCCcgctaccccaaggcacaattggcaaggatgtgatgtgtcctgatgacgAGGCGATGAAAGTGAGGAAGTGGCGAAGTTCAAGGTGGAGGGCCCCTAAGATGCAGGGTCGACGAACCGCGGTACCacgaatttaaggttccgcgaataacTGCCTGATCCTGActtctcacaaattcgcgaattattgagcccgcgaatttaaccacttatacagcAAATCAATTTTCACTACTGTGGGTATCAATGAGGAAAGAGAGTTATTGGCTCTTCTCTCACGATTGATTTTTTTAAACTAAATATTCATGCATGAGTCAAGCTTGGAAAAAATTTCATGCACACCTCAATCGTCTGTACAATAAGGATTATCTTTATGTTCTCCCGGGCGAACTTCCCATCCTCTTCCCGCGTCCAGGCTTCTGATATTACGTGTCTGCATCGTATGGCATTGTCCACATCCCCAGTCAATGCGCGTGCTGCTATGATGATGGCGTTGACTTTGGCATATGAAATTTCACGGTTTCTATTTTTGATTTGCTCTCACGATCATGTCCCCGAATTATCCGCAAAATATTGACGCAAGCGAAACcgctttgtgttttttttttttttctattacaAACTTCACGAAGACTCATGTGAACGGGAGCTAAGCCTAACGTTGTGCAAGTGACCGATGGATTGGATTTCGCTGGATATGACTTTTGCCCAGGTTATGAGACGTGAACCATAGTCTTCCAGGATCGCCTGCACCTCCCCTACCTCCACCTTGTTCCCTTTACCCGGAGTACACAAAACGGGTTGTTTCAATTGTCCAAATATTTTTATCAGTGCATATATAGGAAACCAACCAAAGGTGACCCTATTGTTAGTTTTTTCCGTACTTTCAATTTAACAGAGTTTCGTTTAGTGGGAGTAGGAAGGTGGTGAAGTGAGTGTACCGTGAAGTGAGTGATGTTTTTCGGAGTGTATGATTTGCAGTTCAGCTAGCATCCACAATTCGGAGAAAACTTGACGACACACACAGGGTTGTGCAGCAAAAACACAGTTAtcacatttattgcttcaacactaAAAAGACACAAGCTTAATAATACATTTTGCGCGACACACACTGAGGTTCTGCAATTCCAAATGCATCCTTTCCGTGTGCTGTGCTCACTGTTATGCGGCAGTACTTACATACGACAACCTCTGCATCGCGATCGCGGGACTATGTGAAATTCTCGAGATCTTGGTACTCCTTACTGCAGACACCAGCTTTTGCTTTTGCATGCAGGGCAGCTTTTGCTTGCGTCCCATCTTGTCGCCATCACTGCAACTAGTTGCCCTTTCAAAAAGACCACTCCgtacatggaggaaggaaacacaggagcggcccttcctaCATTTTGTCATTGGGGCGGGCGTACCAACTTTgcactgcattctgggatgctcctgtctgcCATGTGACCGCTCATGTGACCCCatgagcatgcgcaggccagctcccaaagcagacgacaggagtccagattgtcttgcagttcagtCTTGCAGTTTAATTCAGCAATCAGCATTGTGATGGACGCCGCGCGTCCacttttatttgtgtgtgttcggaagtttactcttggtttacccttctactacaagaccggtcacagtctgcaggacaagcacgCAGGACCAGatacatcattcgtggcagcgaccTTTGTGTGACGACACggccacgttttgtgtgtttgttgctgaagtggtaaagcatgccagtaatcaaacttgtacatgaatggaggaaatcaaatgaatctgcCGCTGTAGCACTGCGCCAGTTTGtaaaggaacgattcaagatgactctcacaGACAGGAGTACGACACAAGCGATCAAGTACGCACTTACGAATGAATAAATGTTATTCCCGTGATAAGGCTGATTTCTGTTGAACGGCAGCCGCCACCGCGGCAAGAACACGTAGACAAAACGTTGTTCCCGCAATGGTGCTCGCATTTCGAGGGTAAATGACTTTCGAAAAGCAcagaaagcagcgcgagcaacaaagcgttgctaaaccaaaactttagagaggatcacgtggtgaaCAGGAAgaaatggcggttttgacaggagcgactgCCAGAGGGCTCCaacggaaatctgttcgaaatggccactcctgtgtttccttcctccatgactcCGTATGACCTCGGTTCAATGATTGTTTTAGTGCTTAGGTCACATGTAGGACAAGAAAATCGGGAAGTGAATCCTGAAGTGGTCGCGATGATCGCCAAAGAAAACTAAGTCACGGTAACCATTATTATGTTGTGGTGGGGCCGGTGTCCGTGGTCAGAAGAAACCCGGGACACAAAAAGAGGCCAAGAACAATAACCCGGTTATCAGGGAAAAACATCTGCCAAAGCAGAGTTTTTCGTATGAATCTGCattgcttaaaattttaccggagcacatttttcggataaatccgaaaacccggaacctaATTTATACGTCCGAAAGATCGAAATGTTCCAAGGCGTCACTGAGCATGGGAACCAGGGAGGTGCAGGTGGTGGGTCATCTTTGTTTACACAACGAAACGGAACACTAGTAGTGACTGCTTCCTGAATCAGCTGCGTCGTCATCCTCTTCGCTGGAAGAGCTCAAAGATTCCTCAAAGATTCCAAAGGTGACCTCGCGGAGAAGTACAGCATCGAAAACATAGTGTGCACATGAAACGGAACATCGTGGGCTTTTGGTACCGTCTGGTCTGGCTACCTTGGTACTGACAAGCAGACAGATGTTCAGAATTGACCTCGTTTCCCGgtattacaacaaaatcaatgtataagcgtctcacattttgaatggttgatggtgtgcgacgtcaaaatgacatgTCGCTATTATTGCTAGAGCGTCGCAGGGAggggcatgagcgcgaaagagtgcagcgaATATTAGGTCGGTTTAGAGCCATTATTTACATTTTTGCTACAACAATTTTTGGAATACGTTCACCGTAGGCAATGAATCACGCTGCATTAGAAAaagatgtacagcttgggacaaaagtttacggaacacccggGTGTCGCATTTGTCCATTGGGGTGACACCCAAGCATCAAACAGGAGTGGAGACACACACAAGGAGATGGACAGAATAACCGGTCATCCGTTTCTTATTTGAACTCCTGTTGATAGCTAGCACGAGACGGCTGGGATGAAGAGATACGCAAgtgctgtgttccgtaaactttcgtTCCAAGCTGTACCTTGTGAACAAGTTTATTGCCACTTTAAGGGGTCGGACCTTGAGGACTAGCCTGGTTGCAAGTCAGCTGCACGAGTCCAGGCATGCAGGAGGTTAAGCAATCGGGCATTGTTCACCCTAGGTGGTGCTTCTCCGGCCCCCACCCCTGCCCAACCGTAGCTGATGAGTGGTGGGAGTGGTGCTATTTCTTCACAGATGGTAGCTGTCTTTATTATGAGGAAACTGAAATAGACCCCTAGGGCGAGTGAAAGAAACTGAGAATATGATCGAATCACCAAATGCATTTATTATTCGCTcagagatcgaacggtgtctgCGCGCTGCGGAGAGTGGAGAACCACCGTAgcgtggacgcgtcgtctgcttttacgcGTTTATTCCGCATTCAGGGCaataggtggagcattggggaaccgaacagtattgCACCATCGCGACACAAGTGATCTTGAAAGGAATCATCAATGGAGAAAGGTGACAGTATCAACACCACTGCCTTCTAGAtccagaaagcctgcgcgctcgtcgacatGAAGTagaattaagagtcagccaatcaggaccgtgttttcaacggcagCAGCCAAGCACGATCGTGCTTTCAGCGGTAGGGGCCATAATGACgagccaccgtcgtctgcgagttgtgattgaacgtccccacGTACTGAATGGGAAAGcctggaaataaagcgcaaaaaggtCTTAGTGTTTCTccaaactgattttctggaacgcGTCTTAcgctttttgtctaaatatttaggtctgcaggttccagttGAGCTGCAGTCATTTGCGGGTACTCGAATTCATAGAACGGTGAGTCGCAGTAGCAGATGAATTCTTACTCttaatgtccacgtagcgaaggagggagaggaggatttctgtatctaggtggtgttgacagtgtcgccccctacAGATCGATCTGGCAGCGAATAGCCCTAGTCTTTTTTTTACTGGATTTCGCTATCCAAGCAACACATTATGCAATGCAGCAGTAGGCCTGTGATGGCCGCTTCATAATGCGAATTGAGGCGCAGAAACTCACCTTATTCATTAACAATCGCAGGTGTCTCTCGAACGTTTGACCAGCAGCAACGTTTCCATGGCCTGGGTTCGTCAACGCCTGGCCCGCAAACCGCGTGACAAGCTCGGCCTCAACCAGATGTCCTTCGACCTGGGACTCCATCCTTCCCAGTTTAACGACCTCAATGCCGTCCAGAACTTCATTCGTCGCATCGACTCTGCCTTCGACCTCGTCCTCGTCGCGGAGCGCATCCGCGAAAGTCTCGTCCTCCTCAAAGATCTTTTGTGCTGGACGACAGACGACGTCGTGACCTTCAGGCACAATTCACGTGCAGCGCCTTTTCGTAACCTGCTCACCGCGCATGGGAGGGCGCGCCTGCGCGAGCTGAACGCGGCGGACACCTTCTTGTACGACCACTTCGCCAAGCGACTCGACGAGCGCATCCGCCAGTTCGGCCTGGAACGAATGCAACGAGAGGTGAAACGTCTCGACGAGAGGACAAAGTTTTGGTACTCGAGATGCGTGAGCGGCGTGCAGCCGGTCCGTCATCTGATCAAACAGATTAAAGGTGTCTCGAAGCAGAACCGGAGGTACTGGACGAACGCGAAGGTCGTGGGTTTCCAGGCGAGGGACTCGAGATCGACGGAGTGTCACAGGTATCTGACGCTGGAGTTGGTGTTCACGGATGAAATCCGAAAAAGGCAGGAACAAGTGCTGCAGACAAAGAGGCCAGCGGTGGGAAGCAGGAAGAATTCCAACGGAAGATGATGGTGTGTCTGTCCCTCTCTTGTGCAGGGGGGAATTGTGTGTCTTCCATTTCGACGAGACGCTCCGCCGCGGAGGCTGGTTGCTGGCTGGTTGCCACGCGGTGCTGTAGGTCCAGTGCGGAACGTGTACAAGGGCATGTGTATGTAGATTCCTTGTTTAGACCTTATTCTGCTTAGTTTGCCTCGGCAGACATTTTCTCTCGTGAGAatctctctccctttttttttttttttttttgcggtttctCTACTTTTGTAGGTTCACGTACAACATCTCTATACAGGTTTAGATAGAGTTTACTTCATTTTACAAATTAGAAGGCCTCTGCTGTGATAGCTGAACACGTTTTTCTCGACACTCTGAGCAGTAGGCCCTCTGCAACAAATCTACTTGTGTATGTCCTGTGAAAGTAACTTACTGCCTCACCAggtaaaaagaaacacagcctcTCCTTACAGACTTCATTTACATAGACATTTACATTATACATAACTTTTTTGATAGCGTTCACAAACTTGCAAGTTAAACAAACTTAAAAGTTGTCTCTTTTATGCTGTTAAGAGGTGGCGTGGAAAATGAATGTGCAAACAGTTTCCAAAACTGTTTTGCACTGCAGCAAAATTTACTCGAACTTGCGTGTTAGAATTAGAACTGTGCAAATATTGATAATTTGAGCTTAAATTATGTTTAATATCCGGCCAGAATTATAAACCTCAGTGTAACGCAGCCGGAAATTCCTCCTGAGCCACATCACACTTATCTGATACCACAGTGATTTGCGTGATATTACATTCTAGCGTACTCTCTCGTATAAAAGTTGAGATAAGCGGGAACATGTAGATCCGGAACAAACTAATAAAATATGACTCGCACGCTAATTTCTCGCATCAGTAACAAGGCAATCATACGTTTCATTGCACTTCCAAAGAAAGCAGGTTGGCGTATACTAAAATACGACAGGCAGAACGGGGTGACAGTGAGCAAGTGCCATATAGGAAGATGATGAGGAAAAAGTTATTTGAAGCTTCGAAGAAGCTTGCGTTAGAGCATGTTGAGGGAAACATGGAAGTGTGAACGAGAGGTAAGAATCCACTGTAGGCATCTCTGGCCCTTGTTGAAAATTATAAAATTTTACTGAAATATTTGCACAGTCCTACATGCTGCATTAATGCCATTATTCCCAGCGTCAATGCCTCGAATAGACTTGGGGGGGAAGCTCGTTAATTTGAATTGATGCCTTCCATTACATTAATTTTGGTTTGCTTGTTAGGTCTGGTTTCTTGCAGTTTTATATTTGTGTGGTGCAGACATGGCCAGTGATCATGGGAAGTGCTGTAGGTGTCAAGTTGGGCGGATTACACGAAGTACTTTtctaaaacttttttttttttctgtgtgtcccTGTTGGGATTGTAATCATGATGGTGATGATTTCGTACATTTGTTAGTGTGTCTCATAATATTATCAACATAAAGAGTACAGACGACAAACAGCAATATTTTTTACAATGCCACCTCCACATTGTGACTGTCTAGATGAGTGTTTTTTGTCACATGTTTGTACTTTCAGATGGTAGTTTTTGGTTTTTGAATACTCTTTGAATTATATTTTATGCAAGTTTGCTCACACGTGGTTTTGTAATATTAATAGGTTTAGGCAGGGGGAACAGATGATATGAAAGTGTTGAGAATCGATGTTGAGTGTTCGAATTATTGTCACAAATTTCTCAGAAATATGAACTGGTGATATCCTAAGAAAGTTGAAAGTGCTGTTGCCTTTGTGTAGCTCGCTTTTAGCATATTTTACAGTGCACCTGTCCTGGTGGAAAATTAGCACGTCACCTATTGTGTGTCGTGCTCGCAAGGCCTCTGTAGCAATGCCAACTGTTTGAGAAGCTAGTCATTTTGTTTAGGAAATTTCTGAGTTTGAGTCATATGATTCACTGATGACACATTAAGGATCTGACAAGAAAAATCACTGTGGCGGACGGACAAAGTTTGATGCACATTCCAGGTGTTTTTCTC carries:
- the LOC135375949 gene encoding galactose-3-O-sulfotransferase 4-like isoform X3; this encodes MPGPWSPLRVALVLLAAAAIIGGALLHAKLVNIIETRLREHCIDRSHRRSRNNIHGYPAADVQPDNVTGATCTPQLSVCFLKTHKCASSSIQNIMLRFGDGHDLSFVLPPASNYLGHPAPFHRSMAPTLANTSGYFDLLVHHARFNEAEMRHVLAPGAKFVTIVREPAELFESLYSYYDLVKQFRVSLERLTSSNVSMAWVRQRLARKPRDKLGLNQMSFDLGLHPSQFNDLNAVQNFIRRIDSAFDLVLVAERIRESLVLLKDLLCWTTDDVVTFRHNSRAAPFRNLLTAHGRARLRELNAADTFLYDHFAKRLDERIRQFGLERMQREVKRLDERTKFWYSRCVSGVQPVRHLIKQIKGVSKQNRRYWTNAKVVGFQARDSRSTECHRYLTLELVFTDEIRKRQEQVLQTKRPAVGSRKNSNGR
- the LOC135375949 gene encoding galactosylceramide sulfotransferase-like isoform X1; protein product: MPGPWSPLRVALVLLAAAAIIGGALLHAKLVNIIETRLREHCIDRSHRRSRNNIHGYPAADVQPDNVTGATCTPQLSVCFLKTHKCASSSIQNIMLRFGDGHDLSFVLPPASNYLGHPAPFHRSMAPTLANTSGYFDLLVHHARFNEAEMRHVLAPGAKFVTIVREPAELFESLYSYYDLVKQFRVPHTRADRHTVLRAWARQRLAGKQLGAVADSPPSADTRGWYRTKVSLERLTSSNVSMAWVRQRLARKPRDKLGLNQMSFDLGLHPSQFNDLNAVQNFIRRIDSAFDLVLVAERIRESLVLLKDLLCWTTDDVVTFRHNSRAAPFRNLLTAHGRARLRELNAADTFLYDHFAKRLDERIRQFGLERMQREVKRLDERTKFWYSRCVSGVQPVRHLIKQIKGVSKQNRRYWTNAKVVGFQARDSRSTECHRYLTLELVFTDEIRKRQEQVLQTKRPAVGSRKNSNGR
- the LOC135375949 gene encoding galactosylceramide sulfotransferase-like isoform X2; the protein is MPGPWSPLRVALVLLAAAAIIGGALLHAKLVYPAADVQPDNVTGATCTPQLSVCFLKTHKCASSSIQNIMLRFGDGHDLSFVLPPASNYLGHPAPFHRSMAPTLANTSGYFDLLVHHARFNEAEMRHVLAPGAKFVTIVREPAELFESLYSYYDLVKQFRVPHTRADRHTVLRAWARQRLAGKQLGAVADSPPSADTRGWYRTKVSLERLTSSNVSMAWVRQRLARKPRDKLGLNQMSFDLGLHPSQFNDLNAVQNFIRRIDSAFDLVLVAERIRESLVLLKDLLCWTTDDVVTFRHNSRAAPFRNLLTAHGRARLRELNAADTFLYDHFAKRLDERIRQFGLERMQREVKRLDERTKFWYSRCVSGVQPVRHLIKQIKGVSKQNRRYWTNAKVVGFQARDSRSTECHRYLTLELVFTDEIRKRQEQVLQTKRPAVGSRKNSNGR